Genomic window (Culex pipiens pallens isolate TS chromosome 3, TS_CPP_V2, whole genome shotgun sequence):
CGCCGTAAATCTTTAAGGATGTTGTTGTGAAGCGTGTTGATTAACATCAGTACAGTGAAGCTATTTATCTCTAGTGATAGTTTCAGTAGTGTTAGTTCCAGAAAATGCATTAACATTCAGACAGGAAACGAATGTAACAGGTTTACAAAACGCAGATAAGCACGTCCAGATGGTTTCCGCGAGAAACCTTGTTCGATGGCAGTAATTCTAGTGATTCTCATaagattttcaaattgtttcgttttttgtttcttaaaaATGCATGCAGTTGAGTTTCTTCATCGAGTACATAGTATACAGGCATTATTTACCAGAACTCATGTTTAGACTTATGTTACAATCTAAATGAATCAACTATCTTGTATTATCATTAGACGTTAAACACTGCTTAGTAAAGATGAATAAacgcatattttatttttgtaccgTCAAAAAGCTCATCGTTTACaacattatttataatttatccACAGGAAATCTTTTCGAAACTATTTAAAATGTGATTACACAATTGCTTGGTTACACTGTGATGTGATATGTTATAAGCAAATCAATGTGCTAGCTGTgaaatgacaaaattgtcatttttgcaGATTATGTGAAGGAAAACTTTAATCATGTTGATTAGACACTATtgcagttttgttttgttggaaATACATTCACacttttcttttcgttttattttctttataacattttatttactaTCTCCATACTATCGGTTCTTCTGTGAGCGAAGCTTATAGTTGTTGAACACTGTAAAATGGCTTTGCCGACAGGAGAACATTTCACTTCAAAATACCTCCCGTACAGCCACCGGAAGATTTGTTTGACCAAACCCTTACACCACTGGACAACTAAACCTATCAATCGTGTAGCCAATATCTCAGGCAATCTACCTATATTAAGCGCGTGTGCAGTTAAAAAGAGTCAATTACGAAGGTACAGAGCTGGAAAGATCTACTTTGCTGTAAGAGAGAGATTCTAAATCTGTCTATACTCTAAAAACACGTGTTATTTATGTGTATTGACAataattagtcttttaaacatGTGTGAGTTTACAAAACTACACTTTACATATATCAGAGCATTAATTATGAATAGCTTGTACTAGGAACGGTAGTCCGGTGATGACAAAAGGCAAGAAAGAAACCATCCCCATCAACAGAATATATCTTAGCAAAACGGGTTTCGTTCCCAGAAAAGTCCACACATATATGTGACGAAAAGAGTTCAACGATTATTGTGTTGCTAAATAACTATGTGTTGCCCAAAAATATACTTAAAACTTAcacaaatattgttcaaaattgacGTTGagagtttacaaaaaaaagtgtttaagtgGCAAATATTTACATCGGCAGAATATATATAAaacgaaatcggcaaaatattaaataatcaaaattatatcGAGAATATACTACATGAatgtcattaaaaaaaaactaacaccgAATCCATTCCACACTGAGAGATGCACACTAATCGGAAATCCGTCATGTATATTGTTACGCCTATATAtaaatgaagcaaaaaaaataatatctgcTTAGAGTTGTTCAATAAATGTAGAAACGCAACCGTCTTTTACTTCATGCACACCTGTTCCATCTAGGTTATCGTGGCATTAGGGCGGCAAAGGTAAGTATAAAGGCAAAATCATCAACGAGCCATGAATGGCCACATTGATATGCAccaatttcccatttttttttctctgggcGAATGCAGTTTTCACCCGATTGAGTTGGTATAACAGAGTGATGTTTTGGTTGTTACGGCAGATTTAGCATGTTAAAATTGGCTGATGTTATGAAAACATGACGAGTCGcttcaaattgtttgaaaattatgcttttaGAGCCGGCTACTAAgcgattttattgttatttttggatTAGAAAAGATCCAAAACAATAAgttgttttaataaatttccaaAGTTTTAATAATATGCAATGACATGCaaacaaaaacgttacttagaAGTAATTAactttgcaattttaaataggGACAATACGGCTCGAATGAGACCAATGCGGTCataatcggttcagccagtgcagagataacccgaacagacggttataactaaattcatgccatttcaataacaaatactgttaaaataacagaaagtgttattgaatcttcttgaaaattacatttttgcataagagttttaataacagtttatgttatcataacaaaattgttgttattggtctgatattggttaaaACCcagaacaactttggaataacattttttgttatggaagaataactccaattgggatgatcggattagtttttaaaataacaaaaataataacaaagatttgttcgaaaaattacttaaaatgttattagtctgttattgtaataacaatccaataacactaaaatcataacgacgaataacaaatcctgttataaaaaaacataaaatgttattggcctagtattttcaaatatcaaaaaatgttattcccaaattatttccgtctgctcgggaagcgAATGACAATTTTCGTTGCACACGTCGTCGGGACCGGAGGTGTAGTGGTAAGCGTGGGTGCCTCTCACTCCAGTTGaactgggttcgatcccagtcgGCCCtctggtggcatttttcgagacgtgatttgcctgatcacgccttccgtcagatggggaagtaaatgttggtcccggcctAACCTAgatgttaggtcgttagctcggtccaggtgtaggagtcgtctccctgggtcctgtctcggtagaTTCGCTTGTCGGCAGTTGAATTCACAATCCAAAGGCATCAGATCGAACTACGGGGTAGATGGGAGCTTGGGCGTAAAAAGTGGTTTGGACTGACTCACTGTTCACTGATAAAATCAATCCCGTTTCTTCATGAGTATGCTGCCGTTCTacacataattgtcccatgttaaaAAAGTTCAACTACAGACAACTGGTGGTGCAACTGagaaaacgcgattgaaatttttcgaccgttttttgtgtttctacgcataattgtcccgtggatccctattcaccccatatgtccctaatcatcccagttagcagtttatcactgttatttttaatcctcttgctatacaataggCAAACAAACCACAATAATTCGTAAAACTGACAATTTCGTGAAAGAAAAtgcttggtgggacaattatgagTAGAAGTACAACGGTGGAACAAACAgacttgttgttgttttcaatgagattccgaacaaagtactagattttatgtgtttttcgaaaagtaaacgtcaaactaaatctaaaaatgacaaaaagtcagaatcgaccaaaaattacatgggacaattatgcgtagaacgcaGTATGGTgcatttcttgagttttttttgataaggtcctataaacaaatgtaaacatttagtgtatcccgcttactccgatggactttgacataaggtgtgaaagggatacactcaatgtttacatttgtttataggaccttatcaaaaaaaagtcaagatttgcaCTGTAAACATGAATATATTCCTTTaaggttctcaaattcatgaacacaattcacaatttcgaGGATTGACTTTTTTCCGTGAAGCCTTCGGACACCCAGTTTCGAGTAGAATCTCGCATTTGAGAAtgtcaaggcaatgctgtagattAAACAATtagatctagatttttttttttaaatattatattcGTTAACTTTTTGTGAGAAGGTTTGTTACGACCCGTATAATGTGACTTAGTTTCCATGGGAAAAATGTTTATAGTGGATTGTACCACATGATTTTGGCGAAGTTGAAGAACATTAGGCACCATCTACAAATTACAaagcattttttcgaatttcctaaaaaaaaatgcaaaaaggtacaaaaaaaaatcgtaaaaaatactCACAAATTCCCACAGATGACGTTTTCTACAACCTACAATCATAATCGATAACctaattagttgtttaaaaaaattcctcAGCAGCTCTTCAAGAGATCAAGGCTTTTCCCCTTAAATATTACATGTTTAAAAGAAATCttctataaaattttataaactactttgaaaatgttgaaaattgcctaaTTATGAATTTCAGGATAGGTAGGGTTGGTTGTAAAATGATTGATATCACAGCCTTTGGAGCTATCGTAATGACCATTTATTTTAGAAACCAAGTTCATCACTCAGTGGCGAagcaataaaccaaaacaaaaccgaCTATCTGTTGCAGTCGCGAAGATCACTTGCCGAGACCCGAGACCATGGTCTCCGCAGCCAGTTTGAccacccacccacacacacactcccAACAAAGGGGGATCATCATCTTGTACGGTGTGACGTCACGTGGCGGTCAATCGCGGCTCGAATTCGCGTGCACTCGggcaaattttatttacttgtatttatttcactttctcCCAAATTGGCCCACACACTTATTACAGCAGCTGAAGAGCTGAACTGGCCTGGCCAAGACCAAGTATTGCATAAACCAACCGCCGTCGCCGACCGAGTTCGCGCGGTTGATCCGCAAACAAAACGCATACACCGCAATAGGTTTCAAAcgacacagacaaacagacgtcgCCATTTGTTGCTTGATGAGTATTTCAACTCAGTGTTGGTACATGATAGCGCTACCAGATGGCAGTTGTCTGAGTTTTACACAGcttcgtctgtttgtctgtggagTCACGTTTTTGGAGTTTTCGTCAAGCCCGAAGATCGCGTAAAGGTTCCGAAGGTGGTGTCTCCGTCGTAACGGAGCAGTTGTTGTTGTCGAAGTCGTTGTTCCCACCATAGCCAATATCGCGCGCGCGAAAAGTGTCCACGGTAGAAGGCCTCCGGCAGAGTGGTGGGCATCTCCGTGAGTCACTATCGCGTATCGTATATACCACTGCGTTCGGGTTTTGGCGCCGTCTTCAGCCGCGAAACTGCAGTCGGGCAACAACTGCTGCTCCATCCGAGAAAACGATAAATATAttcataaatttaagcaaattacACCGACACGAGAGAGTGATCCGACGGTCTTTTGCACGCACTTGGATATGTTCAGTGCAGTACTCGAATAGCAGGAAGTATGGCAAGTGTACAAGTAGTGCTGGTGTCCGTAGTATTACTACTGGTGGACAATGGCTGCGCCATTACCGTGAACAGTGACACCAAGAAGGCTAACCCAAAAGGTGGCAACAGTGACAGAACAACGCAAAGGTTAATAGCTAGCGTGAACATTTAGTGAAGATCGTGTACTGATCATTTTGTGTACTTTTAGTTTAACGTTCTCTTCAAACGGCGAAGATCAGCTCATCTTCCGCGATGATTCAGCGTTTCCAGCAGTGGGGCCAAGCTCCATCAGAAGAGTGGGGCAGGCTAGTTCGGTTGAGTTTTTCGAGTCCGGTTGGCGACCGCTGTACAGCTTTAACTCGGAAGAGCAACTTCAGCTGGATCAACTACCGCAGGAATCTTCGGCGGTAGTTCATCAGCTGAACGCTCTCGCAGAACCGCCAACGAATAGAACAACCAAGTACTTCCGCTTCTCCGAGTCGGACATTATGCGTCACGTGCCAGAGCCGGGTGCAAACAGAATTGCCAACTCGATCAAGTTTAAGGAAAGATCTTCAGAAGAATATTACGATGAAGAGAATGCTCAACACAACGCAGGTGACGAACCTTCGAATCTATCGGGCATTAGCCCACGCATGCTGAAATTTGAGGAATCTGACATTATGAAGTTTAGCGCAAACCGAACCAAACCGTTAAAGTTTGAAGAATCCGTTCCAAATAGCCAACCAGCGATTGCTGAAGATTCGGAACGTGCCGCTAATTACGAAGTGTACGTGATTGAGAATTTGCTCATGAACATGACGAATCCTGCGAGATACACTAGAAATTATACAAAGGAAGACACTCAACCCCGAATAGTTCAGAACGCTGACACACCGACTTCTGCTTCCGCGATCGTTGATCAGCGCAATTCTAGCAGATTTTTCCGATTTGAAGAAGCCGATCGACCAAGGTTCGAAAAAAGTCCGACCAGTTCATTCAGCTTCTTTGAAAGTGGTCGGGAAGAATTCAATTTTCCCAAGGCTGAAACGATCGTTAAACCAAGCGAACCAATTCGAGGATCATTTAAGTTCTCTGAACTAGACAGCAGACCGCTGGCTTCTTCCGCGTCCAACACGCGATACGATGACGATAGGTCCCGGATTGAATCGAGCAGCGAACCTAGTCGCGGGTCGTTCAAGTTCTCAGACCATGACAGTAAACCGTTGCCATCTTCCGCGACCCAGACACGTTACGGCGACGACGACACTTCGAGACCt
Coding sequences:
- the LOC120430749 gene encoding uncharacterized protein LOC120430749 gives rise to the protein MASVQVVLVSVVLLLVDNGCAITVNSDTKKANPKGGNSDRTTQSLTFSSNGEDQLIFRDDSAFPAVGPSSIRRVGQASSVEFFESGWRPLYSFNSEEQLQLDQLPQESSAVVHQLNALAEPPTNRTTKYFRFSESDIMRHVPEPGANRIANSIKFKERSSEEYYDEENAQHNAGDEPSNLSGISPRMLKFEESDIMKFSANRTKPLKFEESVPNSQPAIAEDSERAANYEVYVIENLLMNMTNPARYTRNYTKEDTQPRIVQNADTPTSASAIVDQRNSSRFFRFEEADRPRFEKSPTSSFSFFESGREEFNFPKAETIVKPSEPIRGSFKFSELDSRPLASSASNTRYDDDRSRIESSSEPSRGSFKFSDHDSKPLPSSATQTRYGDDDTSRPFKFTNSATSSPSRPQSNDDQFYTVKATIQIDGWNNPAITPPTNLVPVTTRRPKKKKGKIYNQHGVDIRKQDGFNYQQPAQYDNYLQQQQIAQSQYQANLQIPPTPQSIPIDPYYQTPSNPATQPFDPNTYYIQNYLANYPYQQPVQNPQQTAEGSSLYPSQYSQPQPNPNIPTNLIPGAEQTDSPLSAQSIFGFLQSVFNFAPGTLGSYQTSPSAAGPNRYSDPQQAGVPGAPPGTGGSPITAVSSQLRKALDKIADNDELQCVPKLICMMSRRSSGQGFSTYVNRGLLSTVLSAVPDSSPWLKFSRAALLGYGIGANSCDIYYPKCPKDESEIIFYLNNHRGGFFRYFEDKDVNRG